One window of the Trueperaceae bacterium genome contains the following:
- a CDS encoding helix-turn-helix transcriptional regulator, whose product MSAAAAEGRLAELARLRKVRDRMDREYMLPLNVEALAGEAGMSAGHLSRQFRLAYGESPYSYLMTRRIERAMALLRQGQLNVTEVCFEVGCSSLGTFSTRFTELVGMPPSVYRREAAGVMDGVAPCVAKQVTRPIRNREALVRDDP is encoded by the coding sequence ATGAGCGCCGCCGCCGCGGAAGGGCGCCTCGCGGAGCTGGCGCGGTTGCGCAAGGTGCGGGACCGCATGGACCGCGAGTACATGCTGCCCCTGAACGTGGAGGCGCTCGCCGGCGAGGCCGGCATGTCCGCCGGGCACCTAAGCAGGCAGTTCCGCCTCGCCTACGGCGAGTCGCCGTACAGCTACCTCATGACGCGCCGCATCGAGCGCGCCATGGCTCTGTTGCGTCAAGGGCAGCTCAACGTCACGGAAGTCTGCTTCGAGGTCGGCTGCTCGAGTCTGGGGACCTTCAGCACGCGCTTCACGGAGCTCGTGGGTATGCCGCCGAGCGTCTACCGGCGCGAGGCGGCGGGTGTGATGGACGGCGTGGCCCCCTGCGTCGCCAAGCAGGTCACGAGGCCGATCAGGAATCGAGAAGCGCTCGTCCGGGATGACCCCTAA
- a CDS encoding DinB family protein, with protein MDEPVFLTASAMLEHWLGHRRLTRRVIEAFPEDQLYTYSLGGMRTFADLAGEMITMAVPTVEGAVTREWPTYKTELPKSKAEMLEKWDDDSRRIAELWPQIPPERFEEEDVAFGMFAGKVNWLLHYIIDNEIHHRGQGYVYLRALGVEPPAFYER; from the coding sequence ATGGACGAACCCGTTTTCCTGACCGCGAGCGCGATGCTGGAGCACTGGCTCGGCCACCGCAGGCTGACGCGCCGAGTCATCGAGGCCTTCCCGGAGGACCAGCTCTACACCTACTCGCTGGGCGGCATGCGCACGTTCGCCGACCTGGCCGGCGAGATGATCACCATGGCGGTGCCGACGGTCGAGGGCGCGGTCACGCGCGAGTGGCCGACCTACAAGACTGAGCTGCCCAAGTCGAAAGCCGAGATGCTCGAGAAGTGGGACGACGACTCGCGGCGCATCGCCGAGTTGTGGCCGCAGATCCCGCCAGAACGCTTCGAGGAGGAAGACGTCGCCTTCGGCATGTTCGCCGGGAAGGTGAACTGGCTTCTTCACTACATCATCGACAACGAGATCCACCATCGCGGCCAGGGCTACGTCTACCTACGCGCCCTCGGCGTCGAGCCCCCGGCCTTCTACGAACGTTGA
- a CDS encoding DUF4342 domain-containing protein, with product MTYTDDPHDRPTNAGAPLPDPAKALDDAVGRSAAAADATAAAGAAAAANAAAASAAQGAANRADKHGRTFTEEFRLSGEAVVAKVKELVREGNVRRIAIKNDDGKVLIEIPLTIGVIGTVLLPVWAAVGAIAAMVANLTITVERSA from the coding sequence ATGACCTACACGGATGATCCCCATGACCGGCCGACCAACGCTGGCGCACCCCTGCCCGACCCCGCCAAGGCGCTGGACGACGCGGTGGGGCGGAGCGCCGCTGCCGCCGATGCGACCGCTGCGGCGGGAGCCGCGGCTGCTGCGAACGCCGCCGCTGCGAGCGCGGCTCAGGGCGCCGCCAACCGGGCCGACAAGCACGGCCGCACCTTCACCGAGGAGTTCCGCCTGTCGGGCGAGGCCGTGGTGGCCAAGGTGAAGGAGCTCGTGCGCGAGGGCAACGTCAGGCGCATAGCCATCAAGAACGACGACGGCAAGGTCCTCATCGAGATCCCACTCACCATCGGCGTCATCGGCACCGTGCTGCTGCCCGTCTGGGCGGCCGTCGGCGCCATCGCGGCGATGGTCGCGAACCTCACCATCACCGTCGAGCGCAGCGCCTGA
- a CDS encoding TRIC cation channel family protein: MSLVDVLVWVGTVTFAASGALVAVRRRFDLIGVIVLASVTAIGGGSIRDVMVGALPPASLSNEPLLWAVGATALLVLFVPHRIREESRLLYSLDTFGLALFAALGAERGMTYGMGLWGTVFAGAVSGVGGGVLRDVLVGKIPGIFYRNGDFYASAAALGALAFYLANGLDHRLALVVAVVVTILVRVGSRVLKLRLPVPRSAPGEPSAEEPRAPDGQKGEPGRLG; this comes from the coding sequence ATGAGCTTGGTCGACGTCCTCGTCTGGGTCGGCACCGTCACGTTCGCGGCTTCCGGAGCGCTCGTCGCCGTGCGCAGGCGCTTCGACCTCATCGGCGTGATCGTGCTCGCCTCGGTGACCGCCATCGGCGGCGGCTCCATCCGCGACGTGATGGTGGGGGCGCTGCCGCCGGCCTCCCTCTCCAACGAGCCCCTCCTCTGGGCCGTCGGGGCCACCGCCCTGCTCGTGCTGTTCGTGCCGCACCGCATCCGGGAGGAGAGCCGCCTTCTCTACTCGCTCGACACGTTCGGCCTCGCCCTCTTCGCGGCGCTCGGAGCCGAGCGCGGCATGACCTACGGCATGGGCCTCTGGGGCACGGTCTTCGCCGGCGCCGTCTCCGGCGTGGGCGGCGGGGTGTTGCGGGACGTGCTCGTCGGCAAGATCCCCGGCATCTTCTACCGGAACGGCGACTTCTACGCCTCGGCCGCCGCCCTCGGCGCGCTCGCCTTCTACCTCGCCAACGGGCTCGACCACCGCCTCGCGCTCGTCGTGGCGGTGGTCGTGACGATCCTGGTACGCGTCGGCAGCCGGGTGCTCAAGCTGCGGCTGCCCGTGCCGCGGTCCGCGCCCGGGGAGCCGAGCGCGGAAGAGCCGAGGGCACCGGACGGTCAGAAGGGCGAGCCGGGCCGGTTGGGGTAG
- a CDS encoding SRPBCC domain-containing protein, which translates to MAEGKTTHRAEGDTVLVLERVFDAPRALVFEMFKYPEHIKRFWGPRGWDVPVCTVDFTPGGTWHYCMKCVDEKMGDYYGMEAWGKAVYREIDEPTHLAYTDYFCDADGTVNPDLPVTEVVMEFLDLGGKTKLVSRSTYASAEALGTVMDMGMLQGIAETWDRLEERLTEVG; encoded by the coding sequence ATGGCAGAAGGCAAGACGACCCACCGAGCCGAGGGCGACACCGTGCTGGTGCTGGAGCGAGTCTTCGACGCGCCCCGCGCGTTGGTGTTCGAGATGTTCAAGTACCCGGAGCACATCAAGCGGTTCTGGGGTCCGCGCGGCTGGGACGTGCCCGTGTGCACGGTCGACTTCACGCCCGGCGGCACGTGGCACTACTGCATGAAGTGCGTGGACGAGAAGATGGGCGACTACTACGGCATGGAAGCGTGGGGCAAGGCCGTCTACCGCGAGATCGACGAGCCGACCCACCTCGCCTACACGGACTACTTCTGCGACGCCGACGGCACCGTCAACCCCGACCTGCCCGTAACGGAGGTCGTCATGGAGTTCCTTGACCTCGGTGGCAAGACCAAGCTCGTCAGCCGCTCGACCTACGCGTCGGCGGAGGCCCTCGGTACCGTCATGGACATGGGGATGCTGCAGGGCATCGCCGAGACCTGGGACCGGCTCGAGGAGCGGCTCACCGAGGTCGGCTGA
- a CDS encoding excinuclease ABC subunit UvrA: MSKDDRTTAGARERHPADGHDLIRVQGARENNLKDVSVEIPKRRLTVFTGVSGSGKSSLVFGTIAAESQRMINETYSAFVQGFMPTLARPDVDVLDGLTTAIIVDQERMGANARSTVGTVTDANAMLRILFSRLGKPHIGSSQAFSFNVPTVRGGGSITVERGPGKAKAESKTYTVLGGMCPRCEGMGTVSDFDLTELYDASKSLNEGALKVPGYSMDGWFGRIFRGCGYFDPDKPIGKYSKQELDDLLYREPTKIKVEGINLTYQGVIPHIQKSYLSKDVESMQPHVRAFVERVVTFTACPDCGGTRLNETARSSKIAGINIADACAMQISDLAEWVRGLDEPSVGPLLTALRETLDSFVEIGLGYLSLERTSGTLSGGEAQRTKMIRHLGSSLTDVTYVFDEPTAGLHPHDVQRMNDLLKRLRDKGNTVLVVEHKPEVIEVADHVVDLGPGAGSGGGRVVFEGSVAGLRASDTLTGRHLGDRAAIKPSVRKPKGVLEVRGAKANNLKDVSVDIPLGVLVVVTGVAGSGKSSLIHGSVSGRDGVVAIDQTAIKGSRRSNPATYTGLLDSVRTAFAKANGVKPALFSANSEGACPVCNGAGVIYTDLGMMAGVTTVCEECGGRRYQAAVLDYRLGGLNIAEVLDLPASDAVGFFGAGDAKIKAAHDIADRMVDVGLGYLRLGQPLTTLSGGERQRLKLATHMGEKGGVYVLDEPTSGLHLADVEQLLGMLDRLVDSGKSVIVIEHHQAVMAHADWLIDLGPGAGHEGGTVVFEGTPAALVKAKSTITGEHLAAYVCG, encoded by the coding sequence GTGAGCAAGGACGACAGGACGACCGCGGGTGCGCGCGAGCGGCATCCGGCAGACGGCCACGACCTGATACGTGTGCAGGGCGCGCGCGAGAACAACCTCAAGGACGTGAGCGTCGAGATCCCGAAGCGGCGGTTGACGGTGTTCACGGGTGTCTCCGGCTCCGGCAAGAGCTCGCTCGTGTTCGGCACCATCGCAGCCGAGTCGCAGAGGATGATCAACGAGACCTACAGCGCGTTCGTGCAGGGCTTCATGCCCACTCTGGCGCGCCCTGACGTGGACGTCCTCGACGGCCTCACGACCGCCATCATCGTCGACCAGGAGCGCATGGGGGCTAACGCCCGCTCGACCGTCGGCACGGTCACGGACGCCAACGCCATGCTGCGCATCCTCTTCAGCCGCCTCGGCAAGCCGCACATCGGGTCTTCCCAGGCCTTCTCCTTCAACGTCCCCACCGTGCGTGGCGGCGGCTCCATCACCGTCGAGCGCGGGCCGGGCAAGGCTAAGGCGGAGAGTAAGACGTACACGGTCCTCGGGGGCATGTGCCCGCGCTGCGAGGGCATGGGCACGGTGAGCGACTTCGACCTCACGGAGCTGTACGACGCGAGCAAGTCGCTCAACGAGGGCGCCCTCAAGGTCCCCGGTTACAGCATGGACGGTTGGTTCGGCCGCATCTTCCGCGGCTGCGGCTACTTCGACCCCGACAAGCCCATCGGCAAGTACTCGAAGCAGGAGCTGGACGACCTGCTCTACCGCGAACCAACGAAGATCAAGGTCGAGGGCATCAACCTGACCTACCAGGGCGTCATCCCGCACATCCAGAAGTCGTACCTGTCGAAGGACGTGGAGTCGATGCAGCCCCACGTCAGGGCGTTCGTCGAGCGTGTCGTGACCTTCACGGCCTGCCCGGACTGCGGCGGCACGCGCCTGAACGAGACGGCCCGTTCCTCGAAGATCGCGGGGATCAACATCGCCGACGCCTGCGCCATGCAGATCAGCGACCTGGCCGAGTGGGTGCGCGGCCTGGACGAGCCGTCGGTCGGGCCGCTGCTGACGGCGTTGCGGGAGACCCTGGACTCCTTCGTCGAGATCGGTCTCGGCTACCTGTCGCTCGAGCGCACGTCCGGCACGCTCTCGGGCGGTGAGGCGCAGCGCACGAAGATGATCAGGCACCTCGGCTCCTCCCTGACGGACGTCACGTACGTCTTCGACGAGCCGACCGCCGGCCTGCACCCGCACGACGTGCAGCGCATGAACGACCTGCTGAAGCGGCTGCGCGACAAGGGCAACACGGTGCTGGTGGTGGAGCACAAGCCGGAGGTCATCGAGGTCGCCGACCACGTGGTCGACCTCGGGCCCGGCGCCGGCTCGGGAGGCGGCCGGGTCGTGTTCGAGGGCAGCGTCGCGGGTCTGCGGGCGAGCGACACGCTCACGGGGCGCCACTTGGGCGACCGCGCCGCCATCAAGCCCTCCGTCCGCAAGCCCAAGGGCGTGCTCGAAGTTCGTGGCGCCAAGGCCAACAACCTCAAGGACGTCAGCGTCGACATCCCGCTCGGGGTGCTCGTCGTGGTGACTGGCGTGGCCGGGTCGGGCAAGAGCTCGCTCATCCACGGCTCCGTGTCCGGGAGGGACGGGGTCGTCGCGATCGACCAGACCGCCATCAAGGGCTCGCGGCGCAGCAACCCCGCCACCTACACGGGGCTGCTCGACTCCGTCCGCACCGCGTTCGCGAAGGCGAACGGCGTCAAGCCCGCGCTCTTCAGCGCGAACTCGGAGGGCGCCTGTCCTGTCTGCAACGGCGCTGGCGTCATCTACACCGACCTCGGCATGATGGCGGGCGTCACGACCGTCTGCGAGGAGTGCGGCGGCCGGCGCTACCAGGCGGCCGTGCTCGACTACCGGCTCGGCGGGCTGAACATCGCCGAGGTGCTCGACCTCCCCGCGTCTGACGCCGTCGGCTTCTTCGGCGCCGGCGACGCGAAGATCAAGGCGGCCCACGACATCGCCGACCGCATGGTCGACGTGGGCCTCGGCTACCTCCGGCTCGGCCAGCCCCTCACCACGCTTTCGGGCGGCGAGCGCCAGCGCCTCAAGCTGGCCACGCACATGGGCGAGAAGGGCGGCGTCTACGTCCTAGACGAGCCGACCAGCGGCCTGCACCTAGCCGACGTGGAGCAGCTCCTCGGCATGCTCGACCGGCTCGTGGACTCCGGCAAGTCCGTCATCGTCATCGAGCACCACCAGGCCGTCATGGCGCACGCCGACTGGCTCATCGACCTCGGGCCGGGCGCCGGCCACGAGGGCGGCACGGTCGTCTTCGAGGGCACGCCGGCCGCGCTCGTGAAGGCCAAGTCGACGATCACGGGGGAGCACTTGGCGGCTTACGTCTGCGGGTAG
- a CDS encoding metalloregulator ArsR/SmtB family transcription factor, translating into MHTTFNALAEPNRMRIVELLREGPLAVGEIADRLELRQPQTSKHLKVLADSGLLEAKPEANRRIYGLKREPFEELDEWLSTFRRTMETRLDNLAAYLEKLQDKQPGG; encoded by the coding sequence ATGCACACTACCTTCAACGCCCTGGCCGAACCGAACCGCATGCGCATCGTCGAGCTCCTGCGGGAGGGTCCGCTGGCGGTCGGGGAGATAGCCGACCGGCTCGAGCTCCGGCAGCCCCAGACCTCGAAGCACCTCAAGGTGTTGGCCGACTCCGGCCTCCTCGAGGCGAAGCCGGAGGCCAACCGTCGGATCTACGGTCTCAAGCGCGAGCCGTTCGAGGAGCTGGACGAGTGGCTGAGCACCTTCCGAAGGACGATGGAGACGAGGTTGGACAACCTGGCCGCCTACCTCGAGAAGCTCCAGGACAAGCAGCCGGGCGGCTGA
- a CDS encoding cupin domain-containing protein has protein sequence MPIDRFDLAACFAPDPSGPSRRLLVKEPGLTMLHLTMAPGQAMPVHNHPGCNVAIQGLEGEATVWLDGEEHALRAQELVRFSGERMVSPRNTSGAPAAVLITLATLPGA, from the coding sequence GTGCCCATAGACCGCTTCGACCTCGCCGCCTGCTTCGCACCCGACCCCTCCGGTCCGAGCCGACGGTTGCTCGTCAAGGAACCCGGCCTGACCATGCTCCACCTCACCATGGCGCCCGGCCAGGCCATGCCCGTCCACAACCACCCCGGCTGCAACGTCGCCATCCAAGGCCTGGAGGGCGAAGCCACCGTGTGGCTCGACGGCGAGGAGCACGCGCTCCGAGCGCAGGAGCTCGTCCGCTTCTCGGGGGAGCGCATGGTGAGCCCGCGCAACACGTCGGGCGCGCCGGCCGCCGTGCTCATCACGTTGGCGACGTTGCCGGGGGCCTGA
- a CDS encoding VOC family protein has translation MNITIHQAMLPQEDPSASLAFYRDALGFEVRNDVEYGGMHWTTVGSPDQPDMAIVLYPLAAAPGLTDDERRMIAEMMAKGTYASINLATRDLDAAFERLTASGADVVQEPTDQPYGIRDCAVRDPAGNLVRIQELPGA, from the coding sequence ATGAACATCACCATTCACCAAGCCATGCTTCCGCAAGAAGACCCTTCCGCCTCCCTCGCCTTCTACCGCGACGCCCTGGGCTTCGAGGTCCGCAACGACGTCGAGTACGGCGGCATGCACTGGACCACCGTCGGCTCGCCCGACCAGCCCGACATGGCGATCGTGCTCTACCCGCTCGCCGCGGCGCCCGGCCTCACGGACGACGAGCGGCGCATGATCGCCGAGATGATGGCCAAGGGCACTTATGCCAGCATCAACCTGGCCACCCGCGACCTGGACGCCGCGTTCGAGCGCTTGACGGCGAGCGGCGCGGACGTCGTTCAGGAGCCGACGGACCAGCCCTACGGCATCCGCGACTGCGCCGTGCGCGACCCCGCCGGCAACCTCGTCCGCATCCAGGAACTGCCTGGCGCCTAG
- a CDS encoding phosphatidylserine/phosphatidylglycerophosphate/cardiolipin synthase family protein, translating to MPREEPTTAHPFVDSGTYRVREGNSARLLVDGEPAFRRVYEAIEAARASVWVSITFMWPSFVMPDGRGTALDVLARAAARGLDVRLIFWRPDDETASLRTNAFWGAPEHLEQLDAAGTGVSVRWDRAQAGHCQHQKVWMLDAGLPSQVAFMGGINLNPHSLAAPGHAGEGQNHDVYVELAGPCLADVQHDFVQRWNEASERGVPGGTRGERGGEDLPYPTALPACAGTAAVQVQRTVAAGKYTVGRAPVGWRGFDAGAGERTILRQYVVALGAARSAVYLENQYVEVQEIVAALRGALERGVEVVLLLPANPALSSAAYATPERRAFFAARAALDDFPNFTLTGLAGLGGDGKRKPVYVHSKLMLVDDAFALIGSANLHRFSLFGNGESSAAIRSPEHVGAFRRELFEEHIGLGTADLDAAAALREFGRVARENAARLAAGDAAWQGLAFRMRFATYGLSTTGLI from the coding sequence ATGCCGCGTGAGGAGCCGACCACCGCCCACCCGTTCGTTGACTCCGGTACCTACCGCGTCCGGGAGGGTAACTCGGCGAGGCTCCTAGTGGACGGCGAGCCGGCGTTCCGCCGTGTCTACGAGGCCATCGAGGCGGCGCGGGCGAGCGTCTGGGTGTCGATCACGTTCATGTGGCCGAGCTTCGTCATGCCTGACGGCAGGGGCACCGCGCTGGACGTCCTGGCGCGGGCCGCCGCCCGCGGGCTCGACGTGCGCTTGATCTTCTGGCGCCCGGACGACGAGACGGCGAGCCTCAGGACCAACGCCTTCTGGGGCGCGCCGGAGCACCTGGAGCAGCTCGACGCCGCCGGGACGGGCGTGAGCGTCAGGTGGGACCGCGCCCAAGCCGGGCATTGCCAGCACCAGAAGGTGTGGATGCTGGACGCCGGCCTGCCCTCGCAGGTCGCGTTCATGGGCGGCATCAACCTGAACCCCCACTCCCTCGCGGCCCCCGGGCATGCCGGCGAGGGCCAGAACCACGACGTCTACGTCGAGCTGGCCGGTCCGTGCCTCGCCGACGTGCAGCACGACTTCGTGCAGCGCTGGAACGAGGCGAGCGAGCGGGGCGTGCCTGGCGGCACACGGGGCGAGCGGGGAGGTGAGGACCTCCCGTACCCGACCGCGCTGCCTGCTTGCGCCGGCACGGCGGCCGTGCAGGTGCAGCGCACGGTGGCCGCCGGCAAGTACACGGTCGGCCGGGCGCCCGTCGGCTGGCGGGGGTTCGACGCCGGCGCGGGGGAGCGGACGATCCTCCGCCAGTACGTGGTGGCGCTCGGCGCGGCGCGGAGCGCCGTCTACCTCGAGAACCAGTACGTGGAGGTGCAGGAGATCGTTGCGGCTCTGCGCGGTGCCTTGGAGCGCGGCGTCGAGGTCGTGCTGCTCCTGCCCGCCAACCCGGCCCTGTCGAGCGCGGCCTACGCCACGCCGGAACGCCGGGCGTTCTTCGCTGCCCGCGCCGCCCTGGACGACTTCCCGAACTTCACCCTCACCGGTCTGGCCGGGCTCGGCGGCGACGGCAAGCGCAAGCCCGTTTACGTCCACTCCAAGCTCATGCTCGTCGACGACGCCTTCGCCCTTATCGGCTCGGCGAACCTGCACCGGTTCTCGCTGTTCGGCAACGGCGAGTCGAGCGCGGCGATCCGCTCCCCCGAGCACGTCGGGGCTTTCCGCCGCGAGCTCTTCGAGGAGCACATCGGCCTAGGCACGGCGGACCTTGACGCCGCCGCCGCGCTGCGGGAGTTCGGTCGCGTGGCGCGCGAGAACGCCGCGAGGCTCGCCGCCGGCGACGCCGCATGGCAGGGTCTGGCCTTCCGGATGCGTTTCGCCACGTACGGTCTGTCGACGACTGGCCTGATCTGA
- a CDS encoding YceI family protein: MTPLKRLTRLLLTVLATAAFAVPAALAAPVEYVLDPTASQASFLIGENLLGRENTAVGTTNVVTGGVSIDGDDPTALSFQVFTVDVSTVTTDDRMRDGQIRNNILQTNRAGNATVTFAPASVEGLELPLVAGTTQTVRLTGDLTIKGVTRTVVFDLDLEVVSDGELRGTASTVVKLTDFDISVPRVPLVARVDEDVQLVLDFRLVAGEE; this comes from the coding sequence ATGACCCCACTCAAGCGCCTCACCAGACTGCTCCTGACCGTGCTCGCGACCGCCGCCTTCGCCGTGCCCGCCGCCCTCGCGGCGCCCGTCGAGTACGTCCTCGACCCCACCGCCAGCCAGGCCAGCTTCCTCATCGGCGAGAACCTCCTCGGCCGCGAGAACACGGCCGTCGGCACCACCAACGTCGTGACGGGCGGAGTGAGCATCGATGGCGACGACCCCACCGCCCTGTCGTTCCAGGTCTTCACGGTCGACGTCAGCACGGTGACGACCGACGACCGCATGCGAGACGGTCAGATCCGCAACAACATCCTGCAGACGAACCGCGCCGGCAACGCCACCGTCACCTTCGCCCCGGCCTCCGTCGAGGGCCTGGAGCTGCCGCTCGTGGCGGGGACGACGCAGACCGTCCGGCTGACGGGCGACCTGACCATCAAGGGCGTGACGAGGACAGTGGTGTTCGACCTCGACCTCGAGGTCGTCTCGGACGGCGAGCTGCGCGGCACCGCCTCGACCGTGGTGAAGCTGACGGACTTCGACATCTCCGTGCCGCGGGTGCCCCTGGTCGCCAGGGTCGACGAGGACGTCCAGCTCGTGCTCGACTTCAGGCTGGTGGCGGGGGAGGAGTGA
- a CDS encoding AzlD domain-containing protein produces the protein MTLGYVLVCVAVGVGTYLFRYLPTRLGAKAAGGRYLRGPLGAFLANVGVAAVAALLAAALEPFSTAAWRSGDMRSAVAAAVGLAVTFGAFRWRKDVAVATLLGALAYGVVWRVLGSVG, from the coding sequence ATGACGCTCGGTTACGTCCTGGTATGCGTCGCCGTGGGGGTTGGCACGTACCTCTTCCGGTACCTTCCCACCCGACTCGGCGCCAAGGCTGCCGGCGGCCGGTACCTGCGCGGCCCACTGGGCGCGTTCCTCGCCAACGTCGGCGTAGCCGCCGTGGCCGCCCTCCTCGCCGCGGCGCTCGAGCCGTTCTCGACGGCCGCGTGGCGCTCCGGCGACATGCGCTCGGCCGTCGCCGCGGCGGTCGGCCTGGCCGTGACGTTCGGCGCGTTCCGCTGGCGTAAGGACGTGGCCGTGGCCACCCTGCTCGGGGCCTTGGCCTACGGGGTCGTGTGGCGGGTGCTCGGGTCGGTCGGGTAG
- a CDS encoding AzlC family ABC transporter permease — translation MAALYTLALRLALVSSPAQRPRFGGGLAASLPIALAYFPVAVSFGVAGAKAGFTFAETTFMSVVIYAGASQFLALALLAGGAAPLLAVVSLLAMNARHLLYAPALLNRVRAVAGAGEHGVAPGRDGGGARRRLRWSWLWAHGLTDEVFASALGRLAANRGGGWSEAWQVGIGMGAYLAWVSGTVVGAVLGGGAFERWPAVDAALAFLMPALFLSLLLAMVQRRHWPVVAAAVGAFALGSALLSPSSGILLGMVAGGLAGAFGARGGDG, via the coding sequence ATGGCAGCACTCTATACGCTCGCGCTACGCTTGGCGCTCGTGAGCTCACCGGCCCAGCGACCGCGGTTCGGCGGCGGCCTCGCCGCCAGCCTCCCCATCGCACTGGCGTACTTCCCGGTCGCCGTCTCGTTCGGGGTGGCGGGCGCCAAGGCAGGGTTCACGTTCGCCGAGACGACCTTCATGTCCGTCGTCATCTACGCGGGCGCGAGCCAGTTCCTGGCGCTCGCCCTGCTCGCCGGCGGCGCCGCGCCGCTCCTCGCCGTCGTGTCGCTGCTGGCCATGAACGCGCGTCACTTGCTCTACGCGCCCGCCTTGCTCAACCGGGTACGCGCCGTGGCGGGCGCGGGCGAGCACGGCGTGGCGCCAGGCCGCGACGGTGGTGGGGCGCGGCGGCGGCTGCGCTGGTCGTGGCTCTGGGCGCACGGCCTGACGGACGAGGTGTTCGCCTCCGCCTTGGGGCGGTTGGCGGCCAACAGGGGCGGCGGCTGGAGCGAGGCGTGGCAGGTCGGGATCGGGATGGGGGCCTACCTGGCCTGGGTATCGGGGACCGTCGTCGGCGCCGTGCTTGGCGGCGGGGCGTTCGAGCGCTGGCCGGCCGTGGACGCGGCGCTCGCCTTCCTGATGCCCGCCCTGTTCCTCTCGCTCCTCCTCGCGATGGTCCAGAGGCGCCATTGGCCCGTCGTGGCCGCCGCGGTGGGCGCGTTCGCGCTCGGCAGCGCCCTCCTCTCGCCGAGCAGCGGCATCCTCCTTGGCATGGTTGCGGGCGGGTTGGCGGGCGCCTTCGGCGCGCGCGGGGGCGACGGATGA